A part of Rattus norvegicus strain BN/NHsdMcwi chromosome 4, GRCr8, whole genome shotgun sequence genomic DNA contains:
- the LOC120102183 gene encoding proline-rich protein 2-like encodes MLVVLFTIFLLGLSFAQEPELQNLNQIPNQRPPPSGFRPRPPANGNQQGPPPQGGPQQRPPQGPPPPGGPQQRPQGPPPPAGPQQRPPQGPPPQGGPQQGPPQGPPPQGGPQQRAPQGPPPQGGPEQRAPQGPPPQGGPQQKPPQGPPPPGGPQQKPPQGPPPQGGPQQKPPQGPPPQGGPQQKPPQGPPPPGGPQQRPPQGPPPQGGPQQRPPQPGNSQGPQQGPQFGRPQGPQ; translated from the exons ATGCTAGTGGTCCTGTTCACAATCTTCCTGCTGGGCTTGAGCTTTGCTCAGGAACCAG AACTTCAGAATCTAAACCAGATCCCCAATCAGAGGCCACCACCTTCAGGATTCCGACCAAGACCACCTGCTAATGGGAACCAGCAAGGCCCACCCCCACAAGGAGGCCCACAGCAGAGACctcctcaaggcccacccccaccagGAGGACCACAGCAGagacctcaaggcccacccccacctGCAGGACCACAGCAGAGACctcctcaaggcccacccccacaGGGAGGCCCACAGCAGGGACCccctcaaggcccacccccacaAGGAGGCCCACAGCAGAGAGCccctcaaggcccacccccacaAGGAGGCCCAGAGCAGAGAGCccctcaaggcccacccccacaAGGAGGCCCACAGCAGAAACctcctcaaggcccacccccaccagGAGGACCACAGCAGAAACCCCCTCAAGGTCCACCCCCACAAGGAGGCCCACAGCAGAAACCCCCTCAAGGTCCACCCCCACAAGGAGGCCCACAGCAGAAACctcctcaaggcccacccccaccagGAGGACCACAGCAGAGACctcctcaaggcccacccccacaAGGCGGCCCTCAGCAAAGACCTCCTCAGCCTGGAAACTCACAAGGCCCTCAACAAGGTCCTCAATTCGGCAGACCCCAGGGACCTCAGTAA